TCTTAAGTTCGATTAATTCTCGGTTAATATGTATTCTGATAGCTTGAAAAGTTCTTGTAGCAGAGTGTTTTTTTCTTCTTGGAACAATATTTTTTACGAGATCAGCTAATTCTATGGTTTGAACAATTGGTTTAATTTTTCTTTGTCTTATGATTTGATTAGCTATTTTTTTTGCAAAACGTTCCTCCCCAAATTCATATAGTACGTTTGTAATTGATTTAATATTGGCTTTCATTAACCATTGCGATGCTGTTATTCCTATTTTTGGATTCATACGCATATCCAGTGGTCCGTTTAATAAAAAAGAAAATCCTCGATTAGAATTACCAATTTGTATAGATGATACTCCTAAATCTAATAATATTCCATCGACTTTTTTTGTTATATTTTTTTCTTGAAAATGTCGTAAAGCGTTAGAGAAATTATCTGAAATAAAATAGAATCTATGATCTTGGATTGTAGATGCTATATTGATAGAAAATGGATCTTTATCAATAGCATATAATTTTCCATTTTTGTTTAAATTCTTTAATATTTCTTTTGAATGACCTCCGCATCCAAATGTACAATCAATATAAATTCCATTTTTTTTAATATTTAACGATGCAATAGTTTCTTCTTTTAGAACAGGAATATGAGTTAAATGTATATTATTCATAGTTATAATTTAGTACCGCAATGTTCTAATGATGTAATTTGTATATTTTCTATTTTTATTTATATATATGTTTAGAAAAATTAGTATAATAAGACAGACATTTTTTAAAAAATGAGTTTTATAATGTTATTTTTTAAATTATCTTCAAATATAAATTATAAACGTTAGTTTCTGGAGATACTTATGATGCCTGAACGAGAAATTTCAATAATTTCAGATATATCTTGTATGACTGCTAAGTATGAGTCTAATTTATTACTAGTTCCTGATAATTGTACAGTATAATGTAAAGATGTAACGTTTACGATTTTTCCTTGAAAAATATCTGTAATATGTTTTAGTTCTTTTCGAATTATACTAGTTGTACTTTTAATTTTAACTAATATAATTTCTCGTTCTAAATAATTTTCGTATTCTATTTCGGTAACTTTTAAAACATCAATTAATTTATGTAGTTGTTTTTCGATTTGTTCAATTATTTTTTCGTCTCCAATCGTTTGTATTGTCATTTTTGATAAAGATGGATCTTCTGTTGGTGCTACAGTAATGCTGTCTATGTTGTATCCGCGTTGTGAAAACAAACCTACTACTCTTGATAATGCTCCAGATTCGTTTTCTAATAAAATAGATATAATTCTTTTCATAAGATTTATTTTTCTTTTTTCCTTAATAGCATATTATTCATCCCGCCATCTCGAATTTGCATGGGATATACATGTTCTGAAGCATCAATAGCAATATCAACAAAAACTAAATGCCCTTTACTGAGTTCTTCTAGAGATAATTTTAATTTTTTTTCTAGGTCTTTAGGGTGTTGGATGGAAACTCCTATATGACCATAAGACTCAGCTAATTTTACAAAATTTGGAAGTGATTTCATATAAGAATGAGAATGTCGACCTGAATAAATTATATCTTGCCATTGTCTTACCATTCCTAAAGATTTGTTGTTTAAATTCAATATTAATACTGGTAGTTCATATTGCATAGCTGTAGATAGTTCTTGAATATTCATTTGGATACTTCCATCTCCAGTTATACAAATAACAATTTCTTTTGGAAATGCTAGCTTAACGCCTAGCGCTGCTGGTAATCCAAATCCCATAGTTCCTAAACCACCTGAATTAATCCATCTTCTTGGTTTAAAAAAGGGATAATATAATGCTGCAAACATTTGATGTTGTCCAACGTCTGATGTAACGTAAGCTTTTCCTTGAGTGAGTTTCCAGATCGTTTGAATTACGTTTTGTGGTTTTATATTATTGTTGTCTACATCAAAGTGTAAACTATTTATATTTTTCCAATTATGAATTTTTATCCACCACTTTTTTAAACAGCAAAATTCTTGCATAAGTATGTTATTTTTTATGAACTGCAACATTTGTTTTAAGATATTTTTTGCATTTCCTACAATTGGAACATGTGCAGTAATAGTTTTTGATATAGAAGTAGGATCAATATCAATGTGTATAATTGTTGCATCAGGACAATATTTGTTTACATTATTAGTAGTTCTATCATCAAATCTTACTCCAATCGCTAAAATTACATCTGAATGATGCATGGCCATATTAGCTTCGTAGGTGCCATGCATACCCAACATATGTAGATTTTGGGGGTGGTTTCCAGGAAATGCACCTAAAGCCATTAAAGAAGTGGTAACTGGAATATTAAGTGTTTCTGCAAGTTCTTTTAATTCTACATGGCTATTAGAACTAATAACTCCACCTCCTATATATATTACAGGTTGTTTTGCTGTTTTTAAAATGTCGATAGCTTTTTTTA
Above is a genomic segment from Buchnera aphidicola (Meitanaphis flavogallis) containing:
- the rsmH gene encoding 16S rRNA (cytosine(1402)-N(4))-methyltransferase RsmH, whose protein sequence is MNNIHLTHIPVLKEETIASLNIKKNGIYIDCTFGCGGHSKEILKNLNKNGKLYAIDKDPFSINIASTIQDHRFYFISDNFSNALRHFQEKNITKKVDGILLDLGVSSIQIGNSNRGFSFLLNGPLDMRMNPKIGITASQWLMKANIKSITNVLYEFGEERFAKKIANQIIRQRKIKPIVQTIELADLVKNIVPRRKKHSATRTFQAIRIHINRELIELKKVLKYALTLLNSGGRLVIISFHSLEDRIVKNFFIKNSNTPLIPMGIAINEIQLRNLKKTTLKIINKIIPTKKEIKNNLKSRSAILRTSEKI
- the ilvN gene encoding acetolactate synthase small subunit; this encodes MKRIISILLENESGALSRVVGLFSQRGYNIDSITVAPTEDPSLSKMTIQTIGDEKIIEQIEKQLHKLIDVLKVTEIEYENYLEREIILVKIKSTTSIIRKELKHITDIFQGKIVNVTSLHYTVQLSGTSNKLDSYLAVIQDISEIIEISRSGIISISRN
- the ilvB gene encoding biosynthetic-type acetolactate synthase large subunit: MEILSGSEMVIQSLIDQGIEHIFGYPGGAVLDIYDSLKSAKKIQHILVRHEQGAMHMADGYARATGKIGVVLVTSGPGATNAITGIATAYMDSVPIVIISGQVASSLIGYDAFQECDMIGISRPIVKHSFLVKKTEDIPITFKKAFWLASSGRPGPIVIDLPKDILNSNNKKPYIWPKEVNIRSYNPIIKGNPGQIKKAIDILKTAKQPVIYIGGGVISSNSHVELKELAETLNIPVTTSLMALGAFPGNHPQNLHMLGMHGTYEANMAMHHSDVILAIGVRFDDRTTNNVNKYCPDATIIHIDIDPTSISKTITAHVPIVGNAKNILKQMLQFIKNNILMQEFCCLKKWWIKIHNWKNINSLHFDVDNNNIKPQNVIQTIWKLTQGKAYVTSDVGQHQMFAALYYPFFKPRRWINSGGLGTMGFGLPAALGVKLAFPKEIVICITGDGSIQMNIQELSTAMQYELPVLILNLNNKSLGMVRQWQDIIYSGRHSHSYMKSLPNFVKLAESYGHIGVSIQHPKDLEKKLKLSLEELSKGHLVFVDIAIDASEHVYPMQIRDGGMNNMLLRKKEK